Part of the Enterobacter pseudoroggenkampii genome, TGTTGGATCCGGTTATCGAGGTGCGTCCGGTGGCCACCCAGGTGGACGACCTGCTCTCTGAGATCCGCGCCCGTTCCGCCATCAACGAGCGCGTGCTGGTGACCACGCTCACCAAGCGTATGGCGGAAGACCTGACCGAGTATCTCGAAGAGCACGGCGAGAAGGTGCGTTATCTGCACTCGGATATCGATACCGTGGAGCGCATGGAGATTATCCGCGACCTGCGTCTGGGCGAGTTTGACGTGCTGGTAGGGATTAACCTGCTGCGAGAAGGTCTCGATATGCCGGAGGTCTCGCTGGTGGCGATTCTCGATGCGGACAAAGAGGGCTTCCTGCGTTCTGAACGCTCCCTGATCCAGACCATCGGTCGTGCGGCGCGTAACGTCAACGGTAAAGCGATTCTGTACGGTGACAAAATTACCCCGTCGATGGCGAAAGCGATTGGTGAGACGGAACGCCGCCGCGAGAAACAGCAGCGCTACAACGAAGAACACGGCATTACGCCGCAGGGTCTGAACAAGAAGGTGGTGGATATTCTGGCGCTGGGTCAGAACATTGCCAAAACCAAAGCGAAAGGCCGCGGCAAGGCGCGTTCAGTGGTGGAAGAAGATACCGTCGTGCTGACGCCGAAAGCGCTGCAGCAGAAAATCCACGAGCTGGAAGGGCAGATGATGCAGCACGCGCAGAACCTTGAGTTCGAAGAGGCGGCGCAGATCCGCGACCAGCTTCATCAACTGCGGGATCTGTTTATCGCGGCATCATAGGTTAAAGCAGCGTATTTCTCCCTCTCCCCGTGGGAGAGGGCCGGGGTGAGGGCATCAGGCCGCAAAAAACGAACCTAACCCAGCGCCTGAATCGCCTTCTCCAGCGCCTCGCGCAGCAGGTGACGGTCGTGGCGATACTTGATGTCTGAGGCCTCCAGTGGCTCCTGCACCACCAGACGATCGCCAATCCCTGACACATCCACTTTTGGTCCCACGACTACGCCGTCAATGATTTTCTTGCCGACGTAATGCTCCATTAATTCAAGCTTGTCCGCCAGCGACAGGCTCGCCGCCGCCGGGCTCAGTTCACGTCCCAGATTACCGATGTAAACCATCGGCGCCGGGGTGCGGCGCAGCGCCTGCGCCAGCTCTTTCACCAGCAGAATGGGCATCAGGCTGGTATAAAAACTGCCTGGACCGATCAGGATAAGATCCGCTTCCCCGATTGCCTCTACCGCTTCACGCGTGGCGGGCACGCTCGGATAGGTCATCAACTCCGTTGGCGGCAGAAGGAGCTGGTCAATATTCACCTCGCCGTAAACTTCATGCCCTTCGGCGTCGATAGCCATCAAGTCAACCGGTTGTTCAGACATGGGGATCAGGAATGCGTCCACTTTGAGCAGATTACGGATCAGATTGATGGCTTCGAGAGGCCGTACGCTCAGGTGATCCAGCGCCTTTAACATCAGATTTCCGAGGTTATGCCCGGAAAGTTCGCCATTACCGCCAAAACGGTACTCAAACATCGCCGACGCGACGCTCGGCTCGGTAATTAACTGGTTCAGGCAGTTGCGCATATCTCCCCAGGCAATGCCGCCTTCGGCACGACGAATGCGCCCGGTTGAGCCGCCGTTATCGGTGGTGGTCACTATCCCTGTCAGCCTTGAGCCCAGTGACGACAAAGAGGACATAACCCGGCCTAAGCCGTGTCCTCCGCCAAGAGCGACCACTCGGTCAAGATCCGCAAAAGTGCGATTGCGCATACGTATTCCTTATTACGTTCGATCGCGTAACAGTAACCTAACTACCCCTAAAAGACGATGCTTCACCCGATGCAAAATGACGTATATCAATGTGAAAATGCGGTTTTTAGGTATTCTGTAGCGAAAATGGACGAATGACTCGCTATATACTTAATTATATAGCGAAAAGCGATAATGGCGCCGTCAGAATTTCCGCGCTACTATCGCCCTAACCACGTTTTCAAAATTGAAAACATACACTCTAGCCCTTGCGCCTGTGTCGAAAGATATGGCGCTCTGGCCGTGGCGAATTTGCCACCAGGGTACAGAAAGAAATGACTGTGCCTCCCGATCTGGAAAGGTGTACATGGCTTCACAACTTACTGATGCTTTCGCGCGTAAGTTTTATTACTTACGTCTGTCGATTACCGATGTGTGCAACTTCCGTTGCACCTACTGCCTGCCCGATGGCTACAAACCGGGCAGCATCACCAATAACGGCTTTCTCTCCGTGGATGAAGTGCGCCGCGTTACGCGCGCCTTCTCTGAGCTCGGCACCGAAAAAGTGCGCCTTACCGGCGGTGAACCCTCGCTGCGCCGCGATTTCCCCGACATCATTGCCGCCGTACGTGAAAACGAACGTATCCGCCAGATTGCGGTGACCACCAACGGTTACCGCATGGCGCGCGACGTGGCGACCTGGCGCAATGCGGGGCTGACGGCGATCAACGTCAGCGTCGATAGCCTGGACGCCCGCCAGTTCCACGCCATTACCGGCCAGGATAAATTCCAGCAGGTCATGGACGGTATCGATGCGGCATTTGCGGCCGGCTTCGAAAAAGTCAAAGTCAACACGGTGCTGATGCGTGATGTAAACCATCACCAGCTTGATACCTTCCTGGCGTGGATTAAATCCCGCCCCATTCAGCTGCGTTTTATTGAGCTGATGGAAACCGGCGAGGGTAGCGAGCTGTTCCGCCGCCATCACATCTCCGGCATGGTGCTGCGCGACGAGCTGCTAAAACGCGGCTGGCTCCATCAGATCCGCCAGCGCAGCGACGGCCCGGCGCAGGTCTTCTGCCACCCGGATTACGAAGGCGAGATCGGGCTTATCATGCCTTACGAGAAAGATTTCTGCGCCAGCTGCAACCGCCTGCGCGTCTCCTCCGTGGGCAAGCTCCATCTTTGCCTGTTTGGTGACGGCGGCGTAGACCTTCGCGATCTGCTGGAAGACGATGCGCAGCAGGACGCGCTTGAAGCACGCATTTCTGAAGCGCTGACGCATAAAAAACAGACCCACTTCCTGCATCAGGGCAATACCGGCATTACTCAGAACCTGTCCTACATCGGCGGGTAATCAGGCTTAAGAAGGAAACAGAAAATGAGTCAGGTAAGCGCAGAATTTATCCCGACACGCATTGCTATCCTTACCGTTTCCGATCGCCGTGGCGAAGAGGATGATACCTCCGGCCACTGGCTGCGCGAGGCGGCCCATGACGCGGGGCATCACATTGTTGATAAAGCGATCGTGAAGGAGAACCGCTACGCCATTCGCGCGCAGGTCTCTCAGTGGATCGCCAGCGATGAGGTGCAGGTGGTGCTGATCACCGGCGGCACCGGCTTTACCGCAGGCGATCAGGCCCCCGAAGCGCTTATCCCGCTGTTCGACCGCGAGGTGGAAGGCTTCGGCGAGGTGTTCCGCATGCTCTCCTTTGAAGAGATTGGTACCTCCACGCTGCAGTCGCGCGCCGTTGCCGGGGTGGCTAACAAAACCCTGATTTTCGCCATGCCGGGCTCGACCAAAGCCTGCCGCACCGCGTGGGAAAACATCATCGCCCCGCAGCTGGATGCCCGTACCCGTCCGTGTAATTTCCATCCCCATTTAAAGAAATAAGCTATGTCACAACTGACCCACATTAACGCCGCAGGCGAAGCGCATATGGTGGACGTCTCCGCCAAAGCGGAAACGGTGCGCGAGGCGCGCGCCGAAGCGTTCGTCACCATGCTGCCGGAGACGCTGGCGATGATTATCGACGGCAGCCATCACAAGGGCGATGTCTTTGCCACCGCGCGCATCGCGGGGATTCAGGCCGCCAAGCGCACCTGGGATCTCATCCCGCTGTGCCATCCGCTGATGCTGAGCAAGGTGGAGGTGAACCTGCAGGCCCAGCCGGAGCAGAGCCGGGTGCGCATTGAGTCACTCTGCCGCTTAACCGGCAAAACCGGCGTGGAGATGGAAGCGCTGACGGCGGCCTCCGTTGCCGCGCTGACCATCTACGACATGTGCAAAGCGGTGCAGAAAGATATGGTGATTGGCCCGGTTCGCCTGCTGGCAAAAAGCGGCGGCAAATCCGGAGATTTTAAGGTGGACAGTCATGATTAAGGTGCTCTTTTTTGCGCAGGTGCGCGAGCTGGTGAATACCGACAGCCTGACGCTGGATGCGTCTTTTGAAAACGTTGCTGCCCTGCGCGCGCATCTGGCGGCACAAAGCGACCGCTGGGCGCTGGCGCTGGACGAAGGCAAGCTGCTGGCCGCCGTTAACCAGACGCTGGTGGAATTCACCCACCCGCTGGCCGAAGGGGATGAAGTGGCCTTCTTCCCGCCGGTAACGGGGGGCTAAGATGGCTGAAACCCGAATTCTGGTGAGCCCCGGGCGTTTTAACGTGGGGACCGAATACAGCTGGCTGGCGGAACGCGATGAAGACGGCGCAGTTGTCACCTTCACTGGCAAAGTGCGCAACCACAACCTCGGCGACAGCGTGAAGGCGCTGACGCTGGAGCATTATCCCGGCATGACGGAGAAGTCGCTGGCGGAGATTGTTGGCGAGGCGCGGGGCCGCTGGCCGCTCGGCCGCGTCACGGTGATTCACCGCATCGGCGAGATGTGGCCCGGCGAGGAGATTGTCTTCGTCGGGGTGACCAGCGCGCACCGCGGCAGCGCGTTTGCCGCCGGGGAGTTCATTATGGATTACCTCAAAACCAGGGCGCCGTTCTGGAAGCGCGAAGCCACGCCGGAGGGTGACCGCTGGGTAGAATCTCGCGACAGCGATAAACAAGCCGCCAGCCGTTGGTAGTCGGTTTACGCGGATGTGTTAATCTTAACGTGTGTGTCTACTTAAACTTAATCAGGAGTGAATCATGGACCGATTTCCGCGTTCCGATTCAATAGTACAGCAGACCCGTAGCGGCCTGCAGACGTATATGGCTCAGGTGTACGGCTGGATGACGGTTGGCCTGCTGCTTACCGCGTTTATCGCGTGGTATGCGGCGAACACGCCGGAGCTGATGATGTTTATCTTCTCCAGTAAGATCACCTTCTTTGGGCTGATTATCGCGCAGCTGGCGCTGGTGTTTGTGCTTTCGGGTCTGGTGCAAAAGCTGAGTGCCGGAATGGCGACCACGCTGTTTATGCTCTATTCGGCGCTGACCGGGCTGACGCTCTCCAGTATTTTCATCGTCTACACCTACTCCTCCATCGCCAGCACTTTTGTGGTCACCGGCGGGATGTTTGGCGCGATGAGCCTGTACGGTTACACCACGAAGCGCGATCTGAGCGGCTTCGGCAGCATGCTGTTTATGGGGCTGATCGGGATTGTGCTGGCGTCGCTGGTGAACCTGTGGCTGAAGAGCGAAGCGCTGATGTGGGCCGTGACCTACATCGGGGTGGTGATCTTCGTTGGATTGACGGCGTATGACACCCAGAAGCTGAAAAACATCGGCGAGCAGATTGACGTGCGCGACAGCTCGAACCTGCGCAAATACGCGATCCTGGGCGCCCTGACGCTGTATCTGGACTTCATCAACCTGTTCCTGATGCTGCTGCGTATTTTCGGCAACCGTCGTTAAGGTTGCTTTGCCGGGTGGCGGCTTCGCCTTACCCGGCCTACGAAGCGCGAACCGTAGGTCGGGTAAGGCGAAGCCGCCACCCGACTTATTCACTTCGCTAGCATCCTCTCATTCTTCGCCCGCAGCTTTTTCGCCCGACTTTCCAGCACCAGATAGCAGATCGTTGCCAGCGCCAGCGGCAGGAAGTAATACAGCATGCGGTACGCCAGCAGGGCGGCGATAATCGTTCCCTGAGAAACATGCTCCCCGGCCAGCAGGGCAATAAACACCGCCTCCAGCACGCCGATCCCCGCCGGAATATGCACAATCACGCCCGCAATACTGCTCACCAGCAGCACGCCCAGCACGAAGAAGTAGTTTACGTCCTCGCCAATCAGCAGCCAGATGATGGCTCCCATCGCCATCCAGTTAGCGCTGGAAACCGCCATCTGCAGCACCGCAAACTTCCACGAGGGCAGGACCAGCTTTTGCCCTTTAATGGTCATATGACGGCGTCTGGCAAAGGCGCAGGCCCAGAGATAAACGGCGATAATCAGCAGCAGTACGATGCCCAGAATGCGCAGCGTAGCCTCATCGATATACCAGTGCGCGGGCAACTGCACCACGCCGATGGTGAAGATCACCCCGCCGAGCAGAATATAGCCCAGCCAGTTAGTGGTGATGCTTAACGAGAAAATGCGCGTGATGGTTCCGCCCGGCAGGCCAAGGCGCGAATAAAGGCGATAGCGCATGCCAATGCCGCCGACCCAGGTACTCAGCGTCAGGTTAAAGGCGTAGCAGATAAACGACACCAGCATTACCTGACGTTTGGCCAGCTTGTGGCCGCAGTAAGCGCGGCCCAGCAGGTCATAGCAGCCGTACATCAGGTAGCTCACGATAACCAGCCCCACAGCGCCCAGCAGCACCATCCGGTTATAGTTGCGGATGACCTTCCACACCTCTTCCCAGTCAACTTTCTGCGCGTAGACCACCAGCAGAACCGCGACCGCAATAAAAAACAGCCAGGTGAGGATCTTTTTTGCCAGCCGCCAGCGTGGATGCGATTTCGACATCAGGGTTTGCCTCCGTCTTCCGCTTCTATGCGGTCCTGGGTTTCCATTTCGGGTTGTACCGGCGGGTCCACCTGCGCCAGCTTCGGCGTATGCGCCGGCAGCCAGCCGACCATCGCCGGGAAATGCCGCAGAAAGTGGAACACCACCACGCTGATGCCCAGGTTCCACCAGGTGCGTTTGGGAACCATGGACTCATCCACGCGCACGCAGTCGTTAACGATCAACGCCTGCAGGTTATCCCGCAAGGTCTGATTAAACTGGCGATCGTGAATGATCAGGTTGGCTTCAAGGTTGAGCGATAAGCTCAGCGGATCGAGGTTGCTGGAGCCCACGGTGGCCCAGTGATCGTCCATCAGCGCGACTTTGCCGTGCAGCGGTCGGCGGCGATATTCGTAGATCTGGACGCCGCCCTTCACCAGATAGTTATACAGCAGCCGTGCCCCGACTTTGACGATCGGCATGTCCGGCTCGCCCTGCACAATCAGCTTCACGCGCACGCCGCGTCGGGCGGCATTGCGCATGGCATGCAGCAGACGATAGCCCGGGAAAAAGTAGGCGTTAGCGATGATCACTTCACGCTTCGCGTTGGCCAGCATCTTGAGATAATGACGTTCAATATCGTCCCGGTGCTCGCCGTTGTCGCGCCAGACGAAAAGCGCCTGCGCTTCGCCGGGCTTCCGATTCTCTTCCGGGCGATGACGGCGTTTCCACCAGCGGCGAACGGCCTCTTTCCCCGGCAGGTTCTCCAGCTCAAACAGCAAGATGTCCTGCACCACCGGGCCTTCAATGCGAATCGCGTAATCCTGCTTCGCTTCCGGGCCGTAGTCGGACATATGCTCAGCGGAGTAGTTAATGCCGCCGACAAACGCCACCGTCTCATCCACCACCACAATTTTGCGATGCATCCGGCGGAAAAGGTTGGTACGCATACCGAACAGGCGAGGGCCGGGATCGTAGTAGCGGAACACCACCCCCGCGGCGGTCAGTTCATTGACGAATGCATCGCTGAGGTCCGGCGAGCCGTAGCCATCCAGCAGCACTTCAATTTTCACCCCGCGCTGGGCGGCGCGCAGCAGCACGCTGTGCAGCTGCTTGCCAACGTTGTCTTCGAACCAGATAAAGGTTTCGAGGATCACCTTCTGCTGAGCGTGATCAATCGCCTTAAACACGGCCGGGTAATACTCGTCCCCGTTGACCAGCAGCGTGATCCGGTTGCCTTCCTGCCAGGAACATTTCATAGGTGGATCTCCGCGCTGAGCGGGGCATGGTCGGAAAGATGCCGCCAGTTGAGGAGCGCCAGGGCGGTCGGGCTGCTGGCATGGGCATTTTTTACGTAGATGCGGTCAAGCCGCAGCAGCGGGAAACGGACCGGAAAGGTGCGCGCAGGCCTGCCGTTCGCCCGGGTGAAAATTTCCTCCAGTCCGGCCTCTACCTTTAACGGATGGTTTGCCCGCTGTCGCCAGTCGTTGAAATCGCCAGCCACTACCACCGGTTCACCTTCGGGAAGCGCGTTGGCCCATTCGGCCAGCATTTTCAGCTGCGCCTGACGATGGGCTTCGCGCAGGCCCAGATGAACACAGCCGACATGGATGGGCAGTTCAAGATCGGGCGGGGTAACGCGGCAGTATAGCAGGCCGCGTTTTTCGCTCTCCCCGACGGAAACGTCGCGGTTTTCGTAATGTTCTATGGGATAACGGGACAGCACCGCGTTGCCGTGATGCCCTTCCGGATAGACCGCATTGCGGCCGTAGGCGTAATCACTCCACATGGTGTCGGCCAGAAATTCATAGTGCGGCGTGTCGGGCCAGTTCTCAAAGTGAAGCGGATGCACTTCGTGTGCGCCCATCACCTCCTGCAGGCAGACAATATCCGCGCTGACGGTGCGAACCGCGTCGCGCAGCTCCGGTAAAATGAAGCGGCGATTAAATGCTGTGAAGCCTTTATGAATGTTTATCGTCAGCACTTTAAGCGAGAAAGGCTGCATTTTTTTCGTCATAAGCTCCTTCCTGAGTGACTATCCCAATGAAAATAAAGTGTAGTCGGCGTCACAAAAAGATGCGGCGTTACGGAATTTTCCGTAAAGTGCGGTAGTCTGATTAAGCAGAGAAAAATCCTTCAGGAGAGAAGCCATGAAGTGGCAACAACGTGTTCGTGTCGCAACTGGCCTGAGTTGCTGGCAGATAATGTTGCATTTACTGGTCGTGGCCGTACTGGTGATGGGCTGGATGAGCGGCACGCTGGTGCATGTTGGCCTGGGGCTATGCGTCCTTTACGGCGTCACCGTGCTGTCGATGCTGTTCTTACAGCGCCACCATGAAGCACGCTGGCGCGAGGTGGGTGATGTGCTCGAAGAGCTCACCACCACCTGGTATTTTGGTGCGGCGATGATCGTCCTGTGGCTGCTGTCACGCGTGCTGCAAAACAACCTGCTGCTGGCCCTGGCGGGTATGGCTATCCTCGCAGGGCCTGCGGTCGTCTCATTGCTGACCAAAGAGAAAAAGCTACGCAATGTTGCGTCTAAACATCGCGTACGCCACTGAGCCCGTCGTGGCCGCAATCACCAGTAGCGGCCACAAACTTCCCCAGACAATATCCAGACTCGCATCCTTCAGATAGATTTGTTTGGTGATGTCCGTAAAGTGCCGAATCGGATTTACCCACGTCAGATCCTGTAGCCATACCGGCATATTCTCGACGGGCGAAACATACCCCGAGAGCAAAATCGCGGGCATCATAAAGACGAATACCCCGATAAACGCCTGCTGCTGCGTCGAGCAGAGCGCCGAGATCAGCAGCCCGAACCCCACCAGCGACAGCCCGTAAATCACCATCGTGAAGTAAAACAGTGCCAGCGAACCGGCGAACGGGATCTGATAAGCAAATATTCCCACGCCCAGCACGATGGTGGCCTGGAAGGTCGCGACGATCAGCGCCGGAACCGCTTTGCCGACGAAAATCTGCCAGGTAGCAAGCGGGGAGACCAGCAGCTGATCCAGCGTGCCCTGTTCGCGCTCGCGGGCGACGGAGAGGGAAGTGACGATCATCACCCCGATGGTGGTGATCATGGCGATCAGCGACGGCACCACAAACCACTTGTAGTCCAGATTCGGGTTGTACCAGTTGCGCACCACCAGTTCGCTGTTGTTAGGCTTCGGTTTGCCGTCCATCAGCTCCTGCTGGTAATCCTTCACCACCTGCTGCAGATAGTTGGCCGCTATCTGGGCGCTGTTGGAGTTACGTCCGTCGAGGATCAGCTGCATCGGCGCGGTCTGGAAGGTATCCAGATTGCGGGAGAAATCCGCCGGGAACCGTACCAGCAGCAGCGCTTTTTGCGTGTCGATAGTGGGCTGGATCTCCTGCGGGCTTTTTAGCAGCAGGATGTGGGTAAAGGCTTTCGCGCGGGCAAAGCGCTGCGTCAGCTCAACAGCGTGTTTGCCGTTGTCTTCGTTGTAAATGGCGATGGTGGCGTTGGTCACCTCCAGCGTGGCGGCAAACGGGAACAGTAAAACCTGGATCAGCACCGGCAACACCAGAATGGCGCGGGTTTGCGGCTCGCGCAGCAGGGATTGCAGCTCTTTGCGTATTAATGTCC contains:
- a CDS encoding ABC transporter permease; this translates as MFHRLWTLIRKELQSLLREPQTRAILVLPVLIQVLLFPFAATLEVTNATIAIYNEDNGKHAVELTQRFARAKAFTHILLLKSPQEIQPTIDTQKALLLVRFPADFSRNLDTFQTAPMQLILDGRNSNSAQIAANYLQQVVKDYQQELMDGKPKPNNSELVVRNWYNPNLDYKWFVVPSLIAMITTIGVMIVTSLSVAREREQGTLDQLLVSPLATWQIFVGKAVPALIVATFQATIVLGVGIFAYQIPFAGSLALFYFTMVIYGLSLVGFGLLISALCSTQQQAFIGVFVFMMPAILLSGYVSPVENMPVWLQDLTWVNPIRHFTDITKQIYLKDASLDIVWGSLWPLLVIAATTGSVAYAMFRRNIA
- the moaE gene encoding molybdopterin synthase catalytic subunit MoaE — translated: MAETRILVSPGRFNVGTEYSWLAERDEDGAVVTFTGKVRNHNLGDSVKALTLEHYPGMTEKSLAEIVGEARGRWPLGRVTVIHRIGEMWPGEEIVFVGVTSAHRGSAFAAGEFIMDYLKTRAPFWKREATPEGDRWVESRDSDKQAASRW
- a CDS encoding Bax inhibitor-1/YccA family protein, whose amino-acid sequence is MDRFPRSDSIVQQTRSGLQTYMAQVYGWMTVGLLLTAFIAWYAANTPELMMFIFSSKITFFGLIIAQLALVFVLSGLVQKLSAGMATTLFMLYSALTGLTLSSIFIVYTYSSIASTFVVTGGMFGAMSLYGYTTKRDLSGFGSMLFMGLIGIVLASLVNLWLKSEALMWAVTYIGVVIFVGLTAYDTQKLKNIGEQIDVRDSSNLRKYAILGALTLYLDFINLFLMLLRIFGNRR
- the moaB gene encoding molybdenum cofactor biosynthesis protein B; this translates as MSQVSAEFIPTRIAILTVSDRRGEEDDTSGHWLREAAHDAGHHIVDKAIVKENRYAIRAQVSQWIASDEVQVVLITGGTGFTAGDQAPEALIPLFDREVEGFGEVFRMLSFEEIGTSTLQSRAVAGVANKTLIFAMPGSTKACRTAWENIIAPQLDARTRPCNFHPHLKK
- the yvcK gene encoding uridine diphosphate-N-acetylglucosamine-binding protein YvcK produces the protein MRNRTFADLDRVVALGGGHGLGRVMSSLSSLGSRLTGIVTTTDNGGSTGRIRRAEGGIAWGDMRNCLNQLITEPSVASAMFEYRFGGNGELSGHNLGNLMLKALDHLSVRPLEAINLIRNLLKVDAFLIPMSEQPVDLMAIDAEGHEVYGEVNIDQLLLPPTELMTYPSVPATREAVEAIGEADLILIGPGSFYTSLMPILLVKELAQALRRTPAPMVYIGNLGRELSPAAASLSLADKLELMEHYVGKKIIDGVVVGPKVDVSGIGDRLVVQEPLEASDIKYRHDRHLLREALEKAIQALG
- the moaC gene encoding cyclic pyranopterin monophosphate synthase MoaC, with the translated sequence MSQLTHINAAGEAHMVDVSAKAETVREARAEAFVTMLPETLAMIIDGSHHKGDVFATARIAGIQAAKRTWDLIPLCHPLMLSKVEVNLQAQPEQSRVRIESLCRLTGKTGVEMEALTAASVAALTIYDMCKAVQKDMVIGPVRLLAKSGGKSGDFKVDSHD
- the moaD gene encoding molybdopterin synthase sulfur carrier subunit; the encoded protein is MIKVLFFAQVRELVNTDSLTLDASFENVAALRAHLAAQSDRWALALDEGKLLAAVNQTLVEFTHPLAEGDEVAFFPPVTGG
- a CDS encoding YbhQ family protein; the encoded protein is MKWQQRVRVATGLSCWQIMLHLLVVAVLVMGWMSGTLVHVGLGLCVLYGVTVLSMLFLQRHHEARWREVGDVLEELTTTWYFGAAMIVLWLLSRVLQNNLLLALAGMAILAGPAVVSLLTKEKKLRNVASKHRVRH
- a CDS encoding lysylphosphatidylglycerol synthase domain-containing protein; the protein is MSKSHPRWRLAKKILTWLFFIAVAVLLVVYAQKVDWEEVWKVIRNYNRMVLLGAVGLVIVSYLMYGCYDLLGRAYCGHKLAKRQVMLVSFICYAFNLTLSTWVGGIGMRYRLYSRLGLPGGTITRIFSLSITTNWLGYILLGGVIFTIGVVQLPAHWYIDEATLRILGIVLLLIIAVYLWACAFARRRHMTIKGQKLVLPSWKFAVLQMAVSSANWMAMGAIIWLLIGEDVNYFFVLGVLLVSSIAGVIVHIPAGIGVLEAVFIALLAGEHVSQGTIIAALLAYRMLYYFLPLALATICYLVLESRAKKLRAKNERMLAK
- the moaA gene encoding GTP 3',8-cyclase MoaA; the protein is MASQLTDAFARKFYYLRLSITDVCNFRCTYCLPDGYKPGSITNNGFLSVDEVRRVTRAFSELGTEKVRLTGGEPSLRRDFPDIIAAVRENERIRQIAVTTNGYRMARDVATWRNAGLTAINVSVDSLDARQFHAITGQDKFQQVMDGIDAAFAAGFEKVKVNTVLMRDVNHHQLDTFLAWIKSRPIQLRFIELMETGEGSELFRRHHISGMVLRDELLKRGWLHQIRQRSDGPAQVFCHPDYEGEIGLIMPYEKDFCASCNRLRVSSVGKLHLCLFGDGGVDLRDLLEDDAQQDALEARISEALTHKKQTHFLHQGNTGITQNLSYIGG
- the clsB gene encoding cardiolipin synthase ClsB, whose product is MKCSWQEGNRITLLVNGDEYYPAVFKAIDHAQQKVILETFIWFEDNVGKQLHSVLLRAAQRGVKIEVLLDGYGSPDLSDAFVNELTAAGVVFRYYDPGPRLFGMRTNLFRRMHRKIVVVDETVAFVGGINYSAEHMSDYGPEAKQDYAIRIEGPVVQDILLFELENLPGKEAVRRWWKRRHRPEENRKPGEAQALFVWRDNGEHRDDIERHYLKMLANAKREVIIANAYFFPGYRLLHAMRNAARRGVRVKLIVQGEPDMPIVKVGARLLYNYLVKGGVQIYEYRRRPLHGKVALMDDHWATVGSSNLDPLSLSLNLEANLIIHDRQFNQTLRDNLQALIVNDCVRVDESMVPKRTWWNLGISVVVFHFLRHFPAMVGWLPAHTPKLAQVDPPVQPEMETQDRIEAEDGGKP
- a CDS encoding endonuclease/exonuclease/phosphatase family protein, with the protein product MTKKMQPFSLKVLTINIHKGFTAFNRRFILPELRDAVRTVSADIVCLQEVMGAHEVHPLHFENWPDTPHYEFLADTMWSDYAYGRNAVYPEGHHGNAVLSRYPIEHYENRDVSVGESEKRGLLYCRVTPPDLELPIHVGCVHLGLREAHRQAQLKMLAEWANALPEGEPVVVAGDFNDWRQRANHPLKVEAGLEEIFTRANGRPARTFPVRFPLLRLDRIYVKNAHASSPTALALLNWRHLSDHAPLSAEIHL